Below is a window of Drosophila willistoni isolate 14030-0811.24 chromosome XR unlocalized genomic scaffold, UCI_dwil_1.1 Seg144, whole genome shotgun sequence DNA.
GCATTAGTATGTATTAAAtataacattttcatttttgtctTAACTTAAGCAAGACTTGTCCTTAATTGTCAGATCTTAAGTGAAGATTTGAATTGTAAACCGTTTATCATATTGGCTCAAGTTTGtgatgaaaatatatataccttaGGCTTGGAAAGTGCatagaaagaaaagaaaagaaaaggaagaagaagaaaacacCCAAACTCTTCTCTAACTAACCAGCAGTGGCAATCGCTGTCCATCGGTCCAAACAAGGCAAAAGGCATGTCCATCTCATTCCTATCGCAACAAGAGCAATTTGTTCTAATGCGCCGTGGCAggcagcagccgcagccgcaGCCGTAGcagaggcaacaacaacaacagacgGCGACAGAGATGTAGACGGAGATGAAGTTGGCTTTGCAGTTGGAGTGCTGCCACCACGACCATGagcaaaaaaaactaaaataaaaaagaaagaaagaaaagggcAGCCAGTGAGCACGCAATGGTTAGACCAAACCAGAACAAATGTAGACATTAAGCTGCTtgctggctgctgctgctgctgctggccagGAGGACATGGGAATCTAGAAAGAGAGTGTGGCAATTGGCGGGGGTGGGGTTAAGTTGGAGCATCAGCATCAAGCACACACAACAAGTGACACGCAATATAGAGGCTGTAGCCATAAaatcatatatttatatatataagatatatatatttgatacATAAAATTTACCATATTTTTCGCACGTCCAACAAATTTTCCGCAAAGGAAGAAAACactacacacgcacacacacacacagataaaCATTTACAATCGTGTCAATAAATTTGCTGtggaaatttcattaattgcCAGCAGGTGGATGCCACTGTGGTTTGCTGcttagtggtggtggtggtggtgctgctggtgGTTGCATGTAGTTTGccataaaaatatttgccgCCTTAATGTGAGTGGCTTATAAATTTGCACAAACGCGACCATATATAgcccagagagagagagagggagagggaaaGAGATACCCATTGCGGGGGATGTGGTGGTGTTACCAGGAGTGGAAGGTCGGAGAGAGGGGTATGCTACATACATAACTGTTTATGTGGTTGGCTCGTTTGGCTAGCTGGGCACTAGCCAGTGGCTTTGGGGATTGCATTGGGTTTGGGTGTGTGCACCTTGTACCATCTGGGATGTTCTTCGAGCTACAAGCGAACGACCACCCGGTCACAATGCTTCTGTTGTCCATTGGCATATATGGAATGCGCTCCTCCATTTGGCTAAAACTTGGTTCCAACATAACAAGCAAACggtcacaaacacacacacacagacacacacgcacatataAACAcatgattaaaaaaaaaaaaacaaaaaatggaatCGCAAAAAATTACATTGAAGGGTTAGAATAGCTTCAAGTTTCCTTCTTATCAAAAgtgttttttaataaatgaTGATATTCCTTTAAAATTTCAACATCAAATTATTAGCGAAGCATTTTGTTTATAGTCTTTTTCTTCTaccaaataataatattgaaaattaccCATAAACATTAaggataagattaattagggGCAAGGAAAATCTGCCAAGTGAGCCACctaaaaaaacatttgagaATTTTTTACTTAAAAGTATCTATTTCGATTCATATGAATAAAGGTGTCTTACTTTTTTAGGTGGCTCACTTTTGAGATTttcacacatatgtatgtatacactTATATATCAGGGATTTTTCAACTTATCTAATTTGTATTATACAATTAGACAGTCGATTTTTAAAGCAGATAAaaaggatatatgtatattttagaAACAGCTTCAAGTGCCCTTAGATCTGTTGAAGACACACATTATCTATAATACATAGGCACATTGAGCCCTGGCATCAATAAgtatataattttgattttaggaaaatattgaaaaaagaaTCTATCAGAACCTGCCTTCAAAATGGAACTTTAGTTTTTCCATAACTCTGTCTTTGCAGTAAAAagatttaaatcaaaatatattattttattttgcaattcCAAATTTAAATCTGGAGATAATAGCGAATTAGTTTggatgaaatttaaatttgaaaaagatttttaaTGGAAATCATTTACTTAGCAGCTTAGCCAAGGTAACTTCAATTATACAAAGCATTTaggataataataatgaaaattttaatatattattttataagaTTTTCATATTAAAAGGTTTGAAAACACGAACTAGTTATGATTGGGCTTGAGCCGTAGAACAGGACAAAGGAGTTTCTTCTTGAAAAGTTGTTGACAAAATATGAGAATGATTCATTATACTCTCTCTTTGAAAGGTTATTTGGGTTCCCTTTCTGTAGTTAATGCGATTAGACAAAGTTTAAAGAAATAACTCTAGATTGAACATATCACTATGTAACAGAAAGTAAAGGACTTTGAAGTCAGTCTTTGAAGTCAGTCTTTGAAGACTGCAAAACAATAGAAAGCATTTAGACGCAAATACAAATCGTTTTAGCTGCAACCACCTTCCCTTCTGCTCTGATTTAAGGCGTATCtttaaaacattttgccaCTCATTATTTTCTATTCGTCTATCCTCTTACTCAGAgatttatatagaaatgttGATCAATTAGATAAAATTCCACTAAAGAGATTACACGACGAATAATCACAAATGATAAAAGTGAATTTACAAacatatttaattttcatattatacgtatacatatataggtatgtatatgttctttttgttgtacatttttcatttatacTTAAAGGTTATACAATggtttcgtttttggtttggttttcaagttaattaaactaaatGCATTTTGATTCGTTTTATGTTTTATGCATGGCCACATTGAAATGTacttattatatatatatgactATATCTAGATATCTGTGATCTGGCAAGATTTtgttaaattcatttaatttaagtgTTTAACTAAATAGAAATTTTCGATCAATTTAGAATCAACTAAAATGAAtgattttaattctttttttttttttggcaaaacaGCAAGGAACTACTATAActaatataaagaaaataggtaaaggcaaaaaaaaaaaaaataataattgtatgACAGATAATCGAGAAAAATCTTTGGATTTCAttgggtttttggttttacttTCAGGGATGTTACAGGGGGAAACTTCTTGAGGCCAAGAAGGTACTCAACTAATGGCAAGATCTAATACTATTAATCCATATGGCACGTAGGTCaatattatttcaatttgtcTACTTCTGCTTCATATACATGGCGGCAATCTTATCCAGAATGGTCTCAATCGAGAGCAACTCTTCGCTAAATTTCTGCATTGTCGGCGCCGGGACAATCCACTTGAGAAATTCCTCCACATTGAGACGTAGCCGTGCCAAAGGTGTCAATTGGGCATCATCGTGGGCCGGACGTTGAGCCAACTTGAGTGAGGCAATAATGACATTGTCAATTAAACGTTTCTCATAGCCCAATTGACGTAGCTTTTGAGCGGAGCTTATTTTCTTAAGCACCACAGCCATATTGAAACGCATGGTGGACAATGCCTGGGCGTTTTCATTCTGATTGTCATCCTCATCGCCTGATTTCTGGCATTTGGCACAGTGTTCCGCATGTGCCTGCAATTCCACTTTGATTTTAAAGAACTCATGACACCCGTGACACATATAGGGTTTCTGCTGTTTGTGGATTTTCTTCATGTGATTCTTGAGATGGGCCAACTGGGAAAAGGCCACTTCATCGGTACAAAGGAGACAACGAAATGGTTTCTCACCCGTATGCTTACGTATATGCAGTTTCAATACACTCGAATGGGCAAAGGTTTGATGACAAATctgcaagaagaaaaaaataaaagttcaAGGAATTagaattttaatttctatttgaATGATTGTGACTAGAACTCTCCCTAAAACCCTTATCTCTTCTCTTAAGTAACTAATTCTACTTTTACTTCTAATTAAGCTACATATTATCTCAGATTAATATAATTctgatatttattttttcaactCACCCGACATTGATATGGCCGTTCACCTGTATGCATTCGCATATGAACATTATATTGCGATTTCTGAGTAAAATACGAATTGCACACCTCACAGACATGCGTCTTGATGGCCGCATGCTTTTGCATATGTGTGGCAAGATCCTCGTCCGATTCAATGCTTTTGTGGCATATTTcacaatcaaatttggttagCTTATGATGCTCCTGATTGATGTGAGCCCGCAAAGCCAATTCGTTGGCAAATTGATTCTCACAAATGGTGCATCTATGCTCCATGCCCTGCTCGTGCCTCTCCATGTGAACACGCAGATTGGCATTGGTTGAGAAACTGGCCGAGCATTTGGTACAATTAAATTGCTGTATACTTGTCTTATGATGCGACACCATATGCTGCTGGAGCTGCAAATGGCAAGGGGAAAGTATAGATAgatttgtgtgtgagtgtgtgtgtgtgtgtgtgtgcgggaGCATTTGACACTCACCTGACCACCTCGGGCGAAACGCTTATCACAGAGAGCACATGGATATGGCTTCTCGCCCGAATGCAAACGCATGTGGAGACGCAGACGCTCTTTGAGGGCAAACGATTTGGGACACTGGCCACAGGCAAATTGTTTCTTATGCTCATGAGCGGTGGTTATGTGATTCTTAAGATTCACGGCCTGGCGATAGCATTTACCACAATCGGCACACTTGTGTGGCCGCTCATCCGAATGGATTAGCATATGCCGTTGTAGATCAGTCTTGCCACCAAATTCTTTGGAACAATGCGTACATATGTGCTGTTTGCGACGTCCCGATTCGGACGGCGATCCCGATGCTGATGATGAGGCTAACGATATTGATGATTTTCTCAATGATTTCTTGGGCAAGGGTTGTATATAGTCGGCATCACGGGAATCCTGTTCCGTTGTGTCACCACCGTCTTCACCATCTTCTTCATCGGCTTCCgcatagttgttgttgtcccTTAGTAGACTGCTCTTGCGTCGTTTAATCGATACTGTCGATGtcgatgttgctgttgttgtgggcGATGAGGATCCTCTGCCCGCCGCCGGCGGCGATGATAGCGATATGCCACTGTCTGTGAGCAGGGACACTGCATCCTCTTTGGACAAACTACGACGGCTGcgtgccatttttttttggtttttttttttgtttaaaaattaaatttttgtttactgAATTTTGCtagaaaatttgtttatttcttgAACCAGGCACCACtagctttttgttgttttatttcttttgattaGGTTAGATTTTTAGTCGTATTTCGTTTATGCTTTAACTAgtcaaattgtttttcttttatacagtatattttttatgttttttcatTACTTTTCCCAAACaccttaattttttgtttttgtattagTTTTGTGGCTGCAAGGAAAAAGTTAAGAGCACGGTTATTGCTTGACTTCTGGTGGCAATATAGGTgatgagacagagagagcacAATCAATccgaccaaccaaccaacaaacaGTCAGACAGACACACGAGTAACACGGAAACAGACAGGGACAGCAACacacagtaaaaaaaaaaaaaaattaaaacaacaaacttCTCAGCTGTGTCAACAGTTTGCGATAAGAGTAAGAAAAAAGttctgttcttttcttttttttttaaatttttttttgttctaccTTCTGATCGTTTTATCAATTTAGAATTTCCAGGTACaacaacgaaacaaaaaaaacttggaaaatatttttgttgttgacttttttttttttacttctagTTTGTTTTCTCAATCATTTGTTTGTGGGAGAACGAGTGAGAGCAAAAAATACTGACAAGGCGACACTTGATAAGAGtggaaaacaacaacaacagcaacaacaataaccacTTGACTAGAGGCAATAACTGATAAGACAATTGACTTTGTCTATAAATACAGTAGATAACCACTAAATATGTCTAGAACACAAAGAAGATCTAAAAAAGGTTGCTAAAGAGAATATTTAAAGCTGATTCAGTTTTAATACCTTTTCTTGaagtttaaattaaataagtgTTAGGATAGTTCATTCCAGGGGGCCCTGGATCAAGGGCTGTGAGTTGGAGTATAAGTttgccccctaaagtatgcttTAAGCAgttaaaaaatttgattttaacaacATACAAAGAACTTTTTTGAAACGTTCTTTGTTTATTAACATACGAAAACTTATAAAATCGTTCAAAATATCAATTACTTTTACAGTCTATTGCATACTTCTGGGGGCCTATTTCACAATATTGATTgaatattcatttttatatgaTTCGCTCACTTTTGAACAACTTTTCCATCAATTATCCTTCAAATAGGAACTCTCAAtgcaattttgtcttttaagtCTAGAATTAGACATTTTAgattaatttttgtaaactgAGATTTCCATATATTTtagatacattttttttttaaacttaattcagattttatttttgttttagtctGCTTTAGTTTTAGCACTTTATGAAAGTCTACTCacatttctataattttttgCTGATGTCTTTAGTAGagtttttgcattttcgtttttgtttgcttttgccaTTGATTTCTTTAGAATTTTCGAATCAAAtgactaatttttttttttttccgatTAATTTACTTGGACATTCTGAGGAAAGCGATGAAAATAAGCAGCCGGGaacacagagagacagacagacagacaaaccaATGTGGACTGACCCTGGTGCTGGTTTGCTTGGTTGGATGAGTAGTTAAAAAAGCAAACTATTAATAACAACATCTggcaaacatatgtatgtacatatatattgcgATCTGTGGCGACCTTCTGCTTgcattttgctgttgttgttgttttttttttgggttcaTTTAGGCCGCACCCGCGCGCGTATTGAAACTCACTTTAGGAAAAACTTTATGAACTTTCAATGAAGCATGATATTGTGTGCTGGATAAGGCGGGGTCTCTACGGGTTGACAATGAGGAGGGAGGAGCGGTAGGGATTTGGTGTATGGATATGGGTATGGTTATgaggtgctgctgctgcaaggAGGAGGGATGGGACTAACTTGCAACCGTCATCAACCGCGTCAACGTCAATTTTCACAGCTGCACGTTACGCAAATGAAgcgttaaacaaaaaaaggcaacaacaacaacaacaataaggaAGAACCAGTAACTGTTGAAAAGCGAATTAAAGCTAGAATCTGGAGCTGGGTCGCAATTGAAACTGAAAGAGAAACGTTGAAAAAAGCACGAAcgacagcaaaaaaaaaaaaaaaaaacaaaagcaaaataaaataaaaatcgaaaaaaacaaaaaatacaacaacagaaaagaaagaagaataCATAACAGCAGTTTTGTAATGCTAAATAGTCTTTTGCCTAGGTAATTGGTGGGAGGGGGGAGGGCACACAGAGGGGGTTGCTTTTCAGGGATGGTGGGGGGTAAAGGCCCCAAACGACGAACTGTTGGACGACAATGGGCGTTCGGGGTAAGGTTCATCAACGGTTGAAGTCTTTCGTATGGGGCCACAAGAACTTGCACacatatgcatgtactctacatatacatttacACAAACGTACAGTCAGCTTTTCTTGTCGtttctgttcttttttttttttggttttttttttgtttttgggttgtGTTGTTAGTATGTGTTTGTAATTGTTGCCAGCACCAGAGCTACTTGATTACTTcttatctacatacatacatacatatatgcatacaaaTGGATGGctaattaatttatagtttgtatatataattagACTGATAGACCCAACACCATATTAATACCAAATCCATTGCAATTGGTCACGCCTTGTGTCACTTACCCCACTTCATATAGAGTCCGTGTGTTAAGAAGACCTCAAAATTCTCCCTGTGGCGCGTTGTTTTCacatttttatgtattttatttttacctTCAGCCTCATACGCAACTCCATTTtcaggcaaaaaaaaataaagaaattcaGGTCTTAATTTGCGTTTTGTTAATGAATTGGGATTTGTTTATAGTTGACAGTGTTGCCAGCTAATAAATTGACAGTGCTGCCAGATCAAGAGAAATTTATCGTTGGcgataaatatttttgtctaAACCCCTATTTTAAAAACCACTATTACCTGTAAGCCGCCACACTGTCTGGCAACACTGTTTTGGAAACACGCGAAAGCAAGTAACTAGCGTGgaattaattcttttttttttttaataaataaacaaattgtattgagaaacaaaaaagtaaacaatttGTAACAACCCAATCGGTGACCGACTACAAAGTACCTTATAACCCAAAAAGGAATTTGCAACTAgcgaaaaacaacaacaacagacaaACCGACACAAGGTAAACATTTTTTGGCGGTGACTTACCGTTTGAGTTTTTCTCTATTATTTGCTTCTTTCATTTGTGATTGTCCAGCTGTAGCATGGCTGGCGTAATATTTGAAGATATATTCAATGTTAAGGACATGGATCCCGAGGGCAAGAAGTTCGATCGTGTTTCCCGCCTACACTGTGAATCAGAATCCTTCAAAATGGATCTCATTCTGGACATTAATTCATGGCTGTATCCCATGGAATTGGGTGACAAATTCCGCCTTGTGCTGGCCACAACACTGCGCGAAGACGGTTGCCCCGACAGTGGTGAATACAATCCCATGGAGCATGAGGGCACAAGGGCGGACAGTTTTGAGTATGTTATGTATGGCAAAATCTATCGCATCGAAGGCGATGAGGCGCACAATGAGTCTTCCCGCCTATCGGCATATGTGTCCTTTGGTGGCCTGCTAATGCGACTGCAAGGAGATGCCAATAATTTGCACGGTTTCGAGGTGGATCAGCATATATATCTGTTGATGAAAAGGCTGGCGTTTTGATTTCTTCTATCTATTTTtgatataaacaatttaagacTTTAAACAAACAACGGATATTTATTTACAACAAATCattgtttaacaaaaattcTGGCTAAAGAATTGTATTAATGATTGAGTCTACGCCTAAGTGGGCCATTAACTATAAGGCGTGCTGGTCGGAAGGGAATACGGCGATCTGCGAATGGCAAAGCCAACTGGGTGGAGGGAAAAACAGCATTTCCATTGATAATTTTGGCTGGACGTGGTCTAGACCCGGCCTGAGGACGTGCCTGCAGCTTGGCCGGCTTAGGGCGTTGAGGAGTAGCGCTAGCGGTGCGTAGATTACGGAAGGCCGTGAAACGATTAAGCAAAGGAAGCACAAATTGCGCTTGAGGTGGCAACGGCAGACTGGCCAGATTAATGAGGGCAGCACTTTGTGGTGGACTAGCTGCAGCGGGGTCATTGGCTGGCTGtgctgttggtggtggtggtccATATGTCTCAGCTGGTGGGCCATAAGTCTCAGCGGGCACCACCTCCACTTCCTCTGCGTCTGGTGGTCCATAAGTCAGATCTGGTGGCCCATAAGTCTGATCTGGTGGTCCATAAGTCTGATCTGGTGGTCCGTAAGTTACATCCGGTTCGGGAAACGCCACTGGCTGCTCTTCTGTGGGCAAATCGAAGGGAGGATTCGGTGTAAGTCCAGCTGGTGGATATGGTGCAACCATTGCTAGCTCCTGTCTCTCAAAAACCACTGCTCCAATG
It encodes the following:
- the LOC6639204 gene encoding gastrula zinc finger protein XlCGF57.1 is translated as MARSRRSLSKEDAVSLLTDSGISLSSPPAAGRGSSSPTTTATSTSTVSIKRRKSSLLRDNNNYAEADEEDGEDGGDTTEQDSRDADYIQPLPKKSLRKSSISLASSSASGSPSESGRRKQHICTHCSKEFGGKTDLQRHMLIHSDERPHKCADCGKCYRQAVNLKNHITTAHEHKKQFACGQCPKSFALKERLRLHMRLHSGEKPYPCALCDKRFARGGQLQQHMVSHHKTSIQQFNCTKCSASFSTNANLRVHMERHEQGMEHRCTICENQFANELALRAHINQEHHKLTKFDCEICHKSIESDEDLATHMQKHAAIKTHVCEVCNSYFTQKSQYNVHMRMHTGERPYQCRICHQTFAHSSVLKLHIRKHTGEKPFRCLLCTDEVAFSQLAHLKNHMKKIHKQQKPYMCHGCHEFFKIKVELQAHAEHCAKCQKSGDEDDNQNENAQALSTMRFNMAVVLKKISSAQKLRQLGYEKRLIDNVIIASLKLAQRPAHDDAQLTPLARLRLNVEEFLKWIVPAPTMQKFSEELLSIETILDKIAAMYMKQK
- the LOC6639203 gene encoding DNA-directed RNA polymerases I, II, and III subunit RPABC3 — translated: MAGVIFEDIFNVKDMDPEGKKFDRVSRLHCESESFKMDLILDINSWLYPMELGDKFRLVLATTLREDGCPDSGEYNPMEHEGTRADSFEYVMYGKIYRIEGDEAHNESSRLSAYVSFGGLLMRLQGDANNLHGFEVDQHIYLLMKRLAF
- the LOC6639202 gene encoding extensin, with amino-acid sequence MVAPYPPAGLTPNPPFDLPTEEQPVAFPEPDVTYGPPDQTYGPPDQTYGPPDLTYGPPDAEEVEVVPAETYGPPAETYGPPPPTAQPANDPAAASPPQSAALINLASLPLPPQAQFVLPLLNRFTAFRNLRTASATPQRPKPAKLQARPQAGSRPRPAKIINGNAVFPSTQLALPFADRRIPFRPARLIVNGPLRRRLNH